The following DNA comes from Metopolophium dirhodum isolate CAU chromosome 8, ASM1992520v1, whole genome shotgun sequence.
ttaaaaattaaattaaactgtaatatgatgtttgatgttgtttttacatacatacaatatgcataataaaaaaataataaaaaaaaagttgaaaaaaataagtagttctatttaacgaattcctctatataacgaattttttttgctgcttattcgacttcgttatatggaagtttcactgtatattgttacaatgtaagttgaaaaatattaaaaaccagtcacaatatttttttataagcatttaaagttcgaattttgaataaTCACGAAAGCTTGCAATTTCTTTCGAGTTAGaaatttacaacaattttttttttaaatttaggatttgaaaaattaatataagattcctCAAAAGTTTCTTCACTTACTTTTGATATACATtcagtttattttaaacataagataaaaaatatatatactattgtgAAAATGAGAGAAAGAACATTtagatactattttttaattgattaatattgtaGTTCAATGTACTCAACTATACCAACAATTTAtcagattcaaaatattatgttaacttcAAATTATTTCAGAGTTGGTGAAGCATTATTCATCACTTAAATTATtggtattatgtaatttttaaatgtttattaggttaaaaattttaatctatACTCAGTTTCATGAGAGAAGACACACGTTTAGCGCATTTGACCGTCACTGCCATAAGCATTAAGCCCTAATTTCTCCCACTCCTCACCACCCAGTGACAGTCATTTATTGCTGACCGCCGGCCTAACGTTTGATGATTGTAACCAAATGAGCAAAAATGGTGGGAGATGCAAAGCAATggatgaaaaaatatgtttatctaTTGGAACAGAGTATACTTAACCGAACAAATCAGAAATTGTGTTccatataagtattaaaattaaaatcttatattaataaacttCAGATTAGTGATTCAACATATGATTATACTCAGTTCAGGTTAAGATTGAACCGGCTTCGCGCATACAGACTGAGCCGCCAAACAGTGCCTGACCCCCCATGCGATGGCTATGCATTCTGTGATTGGCCAACAGTCATCGCCGGTTCTGGCCACCGTGCATACGCTCCCACCGGTGTCCGGAATGCGcaaaaaaaacgtgttttggTCGAGCGAGCGGTTCAATCTTAAtctgaacagagtatagtagATAATTTATCACATTAAGTacctaacttaaaaataaaatgtaattgcaCTTATAAGAAGGCATATTTGATGTTAACACATAAATCAATAAGTCTATGAGAAATTTAATCTTTTTACAAATGACAACACAACAAACGACAAATTAGCCTAGAAAGATCCCAATTTATAATgatcagaatataataatatcattaacataataataacaatcaatgATCATTGGAATTAATACTCACTGCCAACTTGCGTTTTTTAGTAATGACAGTAAATCCCTTGTTATTAGGAGCCGATTCCACACCAATACTGTTATCGTGTACAAGACCATTGTAGCGTTTTGATGCCAAGTTGGTCAAGTTCATTGGTTcctaacaaaaatatttcaagttaAGCAGTGTATTATGaagaataaactatattatattatttatattgtatactacaaTTTAACATACTTTACTGAATGGTTTTTTAATGTTAGTTTTCTTTGACAAAAACGCATTGCTGTTCCTGATTATCATCCAGCTTAGATCGGCCGACATGGTGAACGAATctaatatgaatacaaaacattatttttttactatctaAATAGGTAAACAACTCGTCACATGGTTCAATAGAAAACGGAGTCCAAAATATCACATTAAAACAATTAGACTagaagaatacatttttaaacagaaATATACGTGAACAAACAATAGTTCTATACTTATACttcaatgaaaattaaatttacttacaTATTGTCCAAATTTGAAGATAATTACGAACGATTTAAATGAATAAGTGTGAaactttttattaacattaaataaaattttgacaaatgtCAATCCCACTCAAAAGTAACCTCAAAACAATCCCGATCAAACAATGTACCCAATTCCCTCACAGACAAAACAAAATCGTTCGCGTTGATGTCGAACAACAATATCTGTTGGTACAActgatttaattgaaaaattttaatcttGATAACTACCACTAGAGAGCCTTTAACGAATGTCTCTTCGCAGGAAAAATTTTTTGTCGGATCCATGATATCCGTGACGTCACTGTTATCTATGCACGTCTCTGTGATACCATtctgtattatcatttatcagcgatacaataatattgaatgtcgtcgtctttttaataatttaaatatatttttattaattaattattaaaatgtttaattgataCCAATATTGAATGCAGAAATTATACAACCgttttagattattgttatagctgtagcttacatttaaaatataaatgattatgaGAAATGcttattgaatttgaaaatataaacttcttagttatatttcaaaataggaataaataaataataataacaatcactATTCACTATAATACACAAACCTAGTGGTCATTTtggttacaattataataatatacagctttgacataatataaaaaaaaatagtaaacaattataatataatgtaatatcaaaaaattgaattatcaatcataaattcataaatcaCTTAAGGACGGACATACCTAGtggtcaaataataaattttagttataataaaattataatatacaactctaATCCagttattgtaaaaaatgacttagtacaatttgaaaatgaacATAACATGTTTAATCGTTGATCATTTAAATGGGTTCTGacatgtttaattaaatttgccTTTAAAGCAAATGATTCTtcacaattattacaaaaatatatgttctttttaacaggtttttttttaggtatatttatatgtttaatccTATGGTGCTTATTTAAACCGgatatagaattataatttgaatcgCAAACTTCACaattaaacttttttacaattaattaataaaaatatatttaaattattaaaaagacgACGAATCTTTATCTTATTACATGGTATCACAGAGACGTGCATAGATAACAGTGATGTCACGGATATGGATCCGACAAAAAATTTTTCCTGCGAAGAGACATTCGTAGCCTTTATGGGATGTCACGGGGACCTTGgcaaaataggtaggtatgtcagCAAGAATACGAGACGTAGTCCGGTTACCGCATCACACCCTTACCAACCATAGTCGTAGTTCGCCTCATTTCATTGGCCGTTAAATTACCCGGCCAACATATTAGAGTTGTGAACTAGCtaaaatcatagataatattataagaatggataggacataagaacttatcacatgaaactttagtgatactattaaggttatatggggcaaatattgatatgataattgataaataataataaatattttaaatattttaaatatttaataaagtttagagtaattttccaggcacaagtggcacaacaatcaaaataaaaactgacaaatatctaaatataactgactatcatgttatcattattatttaataaaatagtttcttATGTTATCTATGGCTAAAATATGGTGTGAGGAGTCGTGGTCAGCGAACACGATGCGTAAAAGTTGCTgacatacctatctattttgtcatggttGGCACTATGTTCATAGTGGTTATCAATAATATAGTACCGTGGTTTGTCTTATActtttatcttaataatatgcttaatatgctatattattatgctgtaaaatgtaaatattataccgaTTTGTCgtagttttgtatttttgtcatGTAAGCATCTTGGTTTTTCcgtttttattcgttttactTCTCGAATTCTTGTAAGCCTgttgtaacttataacttttctACTCTTCGTATCAGCTGCTGGCTGCTGCATCTCCATCATAGTTTAAAGAATTGTACGATCTTCATATTTCTGTAATTCTGTCGTAATCGTTCAGTGACACTCACACACCATAGTAGTATACTTTTACCAGTGTACTGTAATACTGTATAGTGAGTAGTGACCAGACCAGTGGCAGTGTTCAGTGTTTTTCTTCACTATTCTTGTCTATGGTTCAGTGTTCGCCCTAAACTCTTCACCACGACCATCCGGAATGGACAGGAGATAAtctattaaaatctatattttcatTGTCTTGTCTACGCGTTCAATACATCATACATAGTACCACCATAgtgcatattaataatttttggttaaaataaaaacaaaaacacataCCCAAACATGTCTGacgattttattacatttaacatTCGCTTTAAAAAATCactatttgaacttaaaataaaaactccTGGAGATGTATCTGGATTTATTGAAAAActggtaaataaatatattgatagcattaacaattattattaactggcGATTAATTTTACCAATTAATTTCACTGTTTTTTATTAGCTTCTAGCATAAACTATTAGTTATATCTTAAGAATTGATTTCACTCTTATctttagatataaattatattaaatttgtagtattaattattttatagaaaaatgaattaaaattagaGGAAACAGACGATTTAGTGATATTGTGTCCAACACCTGACGGAAAGATggtaagataattttaatacataatattttaatccattattgttaattaattcttCTACCACTTCATTCACATATGGTTATACCTTTGATATACAAATATCTTGCTGTTCTATATTAAATTTGCTTTATtggaaatacttttttaattgtaGATTTCCCTTGTGTATGTTTCAAATAGAGAAAATATATACGTTACAGCAGTAGTCAAAgatcaaaataatgttttatacatgATGACTTTTTTAAACATGCTTACCCCCATTTTTccttttataatacatttgttaaaattctgaattttatcatttttaagtacctacataatacatttgGTAGTTATCGGCCTTCAAGACCATACTGACAAACATATGCTATGCCATCTCTCTCTGTTCAACGCTAAGACTCCACTTTGCGTCTGGTATAATTTGCTTCACATCTCTCATTACCTAGTCCTCCCATCTTAATATTGGTCGTCCTATTGATCTTTTTCTACTGGAGTGCCACATTTTACTAAGTATGTAAGTAATTCAACTTTTTGCCATGCATGGCCAGCTCATCAGAGCCGCCTCTTCCTTAGTTCCACTATAATTGGTTTTTGGTACATCTCTTTAATCTCCGCATTATTTCTGATTCTTCATTCTCTTGTATTTGCATCTATGCATGGTCCAAAGATGGatctaagaatttttttcaaatattagaagACTTGTTCTTTGTGGACCGTCCATGTTTTGCATCCATACATTACCACCGGAGGTATCAGAGTTCTATATAATTGCGCCTTTAGGTTCTTAGATATGATCCTTGACTTAAACATCTTGCTCAGTCTAAAATAGCATATATTTCTTGCTTGTAtccttgtttttattttctcttGTATTTCATTGTTCTGAGTTATAAGTATACCTTACCTAGGTAATTGAACTCCTTTActcttttaaatttatacattccCACTTCCAAGTGCCGGTGAGCCTCTGGCAAAAAATTTTTATGGGCTATCATATAGGTAGTCTATATTTCCAAACCAACTCTTTTTGTTGTTTCTAATCATTTTTGGGTTCGTCCAACAGGTTTTGTCACCAGGTCATCCACATAAGCCAGAAGTCCTATCTTTGTTTCACCTAATTGTATTCCTCTTTGACCATGGCTAAAGCTTTGAATTACTTTTTCTAGTgctatgttaaataatatcaatgataaTTAGGTCAAAGGACTTTTTTGCAGTGCATTCTGAATGCATTGGGCGATGGGTGCGCCACTTTCCCAACGCTGGATCTAACCTATacctaaagaccatattttcaaattttcaatatttttttgtaatacttaagaTCTAAGGAGTGTACAagcttttatttttcaaatgcgtACCCCCTCTTTTTTACTACAATTTATTTAGATggtgattttcttgaaaattggttgtatctaaatcaaaattctaataagtagtttctgagttattaaaatgtttacactaaggataataatcctaaaatatggttttacaaaaatataaactatatgtaatattaaatatagtattcattatacttagatcatttttacaaatgatTTATATTGATGGATCAATAGTGATTAGTCCACAAATATTTACCTAAACACCATGGACATAAagtacacaaagttatataGATAACTCAAAAAGtactagttcaaattttgattctcaaacaaaaaaaattatatatttaaaagtgaAAAAGATGTTTCCTATATGAAAAGCAGAAGTTTGTTTTATCTCAGGATCATCCTTAAGTGGTACAAAAGACCTcgagtatttgaaaatatggtcttcaagtataattaaaaattctaaatatcaGAATgtgaaatatgtttaatttaaattttaaatataccaaaataGGGTGAGCATGTCTAAAAAatcatctatataataattatatttcatttttacatatttattattttgtatttcattttataaatacctatatattatgtacctgtgcctagtattatattcaaacttctcagttaaaaataatttttttgtagatgGAAATCCATTCAGATGATGATATTGAGTTTTTAAAggtaaagtttataattttgcattatattaaaatagttgttGAAATttctttgtatttatattttaaatttcaaataaaaaatattgtttcagtTATTAAGTAACAGTAATAGtgtttaataatagataaatttgcttcaatataaaagttatcaaatctttttatatgttttttaataatcttagaATAGAGTAAAATCtctgattttaaaaattgtagagaataatatttttaaggtatGACATGTggtttgtcataataatatctgaaaataattgaatatccatttaaattaacaatattttttgattttttatgtcaaatatgaaataaaaaataaaactaggtagattactcaaaatcataataaactattttacatTAATGTGTTTTATCTATGCGGCAAGTAAATCTGAgatagaaaacaaatattgtgctgACATCCTCTAAACTATGCTACAATTAatttgaacaatatattattatttttttttgatttgaaacttttataatagttaaattaaattggaGTAATGGACATTTGGCGGTGTAATCCTGTACCACTCCGCTCCGctcatctaaaatttaaatacttataactcaactactcgccctaaattcaatttttatggaacaaaatacttagaaaaatattctgctttagaatatgaaattaaaattgtcattcaaaaaagtaaaaaaacattaaaaattatccGACTAACAGACATTTACTGGTGCTAAGTATTAATGTGATAATTATAGTctggatttatatgtttttacattttgttattgaGTTAATGCTATCTTAAGTAAAAAATGTTGACTATTAATTTGTCCCAGTTCATaggaaaacgtttttttttttattattttagaatatttcatGGGTTAGGAAATATATAGATTGTTTAGCATATTTTGTagattgtgaaaaaaatacaagtttattttattttataataattgttattcatattaatGTTACAGTAcctgaaaaatgattttatcaaccataatttttttttatatacagggtgattcttttatcattaaacactcattatttcaaaaagtataaatgtttttgataatatttttatctagtttcaattgtttgaaaatcaacgtttttattcaaaaatgatatttttattcttttaattttttatgttttttttacttttttgaatgacaacagttagttttaatttcatattccaaagcagaatatttttctaagtattttgattcataaaaatcgaattttggcAAGTAGttgaattataagtatttaaattttaggtaCAGGATTACCCCGTCAAATGTCCACTACTCCGATTTAATaaaccttaaatatttataagttataactcataaactactcgtcctaaatttgattttttttgtatcaaaatacttggaaaatattctgctttcgaatatgaaattaaactcAATGatttcattcaaaaaagtaaaaacttaaaaaattataaggacatgaaatattcaaaattataatttattaataaaaatattgtttttcaaacaacttgaaactatgtaaaaaagcattttcaaaaacatttatacattttgaaataatgactaattcatgataaaagaatcaccttgaatataatttcgaaaaaaaacacGCAGTGATAGCAACAGTTATATTGCTGCACTGAGTTATTGATATGTATTACTTTATCTATAGGTACTGATAACAATAACAGGTATTTTTAGTTATCTAAAGATTCTAAAGTACAAATATTTGGTTTTGCGAcatatgtttttaagtttttaaaataaaaaagaccCTTTTAAAACAATGGATTTTACCGTTCAACACCAAAGACACTATTTAACTGTTACAGTGCAATTGTTCGACTAAGCAAGTGTGTACCGCAGTAttgttaaagaaaatattaaaaaattgcatatttaaGCTTATAACGATTCATTGattatttgaacatatttttctaatttttaaaagacTATAAGGAGAATATATGTAGGTTTTTAGAGAAAATTCAAttggcatttttttaaaatagcccaaataagatgctaatattcttttaaaaaattttcttccAATATTCTTttagtcaaaataaaatatgcaaaaaatatgcttttttattaaaatattctcttgaattaaaaatatgcatttatatgcaaaattaataaacacatcatacaaaaaaaggtggataagtggatgtcgctttgctgtacagtaggttacaagtgggtcactgtaatggatggtgttaaatttgaattcaatgatataatatcattgtataagaaaaacgattctgagcgaaaacggtcagtcagcctatgatattaccaagtatatttgatgatattattgtgaataaagtaatttataaataacctatttacgtggagccttgttttcaattttcaatccttagctataaaagttgaacattttataaatttttaactacaaaataattattaaattataaatttgaaaaattctgtccaaatttgatctttaaatgcttataaaaaaaaactgtgcctatgtattttcaatatttttcaactgctattgtaaaaatatatcaggagtcttgtattaaatttttacactttttggcccaacagataaaactttattgatatttatagaaaaaaaaactaaaaaaattgaaaactgaaaatgcccgtaaacagctcaaaaagtgtcaaaatattttcaaaattgtatggtgtataggaaatgctaatataaacattcagtgaaattttcatgtatctacagttattcgtttttgaattacaagaaaataaggaaatcggtacatgagaaatcgagtgaatatctaatgttgtaaaaatatgaatttaaaacgctcataaaaatttaatttgactttcttgtagaaattttttttttgataaagttagacaaacttatgaggaatcttgtattagattttaaaatcttagatttaaaaagaaaattttttatgaatttctaactcaaaataatttgcaaattttcgtgatttttccgtattttttcaagatttgaactttaaacgtgtataaaaaaaaactgtgactaaggatttttaatttttttcatctgcctttgaaacaataacctaggagccttctattaaattttcaagcttttttacccaacaaataaaattttattgatatttatagaaaaaaaactgaaaactgacaatgtccgtaaacagttcaaaaaaagtcaaattattttcaaaattgtattgtgtatagaaaatgcaaatataaacaaccagtgaaaatttcatgcatctacggtcatttgttttagagttacaccaataaccaaaatcgattttgcgtaaaaattcccgtttttccttaatttttcttttgtttttcacatcgctattgaaaactactgggaaattaaaattttgacctccccaatgcaccaacgatattcactttcccatcgaacaagatactgaagtcgaaaatcgaagcattatttcgactacttatcgtgtacacagacacaaaaataaaaaaataaaaaaaaaacccacatcattgtaaaatcaatacattcatcgtttcactcagaatctaaaactgatataaatagatacataatatgcaaGATAATTAAGGGAATAATACAAACTGATCTAAATAGATACACAATATGCAAAttaattaagaggacgccacacccgcatgtgttgtctccgtcttacaaacgcggaacataccaaatttacgctcagaaattcgaGTTTTATGCCGTTCGTTTAAAAAttggagtgaatcgacctattatgaaacttgatggtaagaacattatctgtgttttgttggaaatttttttacgatgattcaatttttaagtgagttatgagcatttttaatttacatttattatacacgccataactcacttaaaaactgaatcatcgtaaaaaaacttccaacaaaacacagataatgttcttaccatcaagtttcataataggtcgattcactccaatttttaaactaacagcataaaacttgaatttctgagggtaaatttggtatgttacgcgtttgtaagacggagacaacacatgcgggtgtggcgtcctcttaagcgAATAATACAAAACCTGATATAAATAGAAACATAAAGTTGACaactatattttgttctatGTGCTCTAGTGTCATTTGTACGACAGtcagttaaaatgtttttatatgtactAAAAGAACGTCAACTGAAGTCACAGATGCTTAATGCAAATCAGTTATTATAACCAGTGAAAAATTACTTATTCTTCAATATTTCCATTTAAAACTTTAGCTATGTTTTTCAAAATGACGAgccctttttttatttttggagttgaacaattttttttttatttcttttttctccaggtattttttgaagtttaccaattgtattttcaattagaTTTTTAGAATCAACAAGAGACACATTAGACTTTTCTTAACTTTTGATGGATGTTACGAGCACAAGAAAATGggctttaataaatattagatcgtTTTCTACGGTTTCTAAGTCAAATACTGTTTTAcatttaagtacatttttgaCCATTACATTCTTCAATAGCTTTTTTTAAACCTTGgaaattattagagttaaaaataGCAGCTTCCAACCACGTTCCCCATCTGGTTAGTACTGGTTCAGGGGGCAACGGAATatcttgtaatatttatttatacacttgTACATGATATGGAGATAAtagaaatactttttttatattattaatttatttatttatgtctgGATACATTTCTCTAGCCCTTTCTGCAACCCTATTGAACACATAAGCCCATCGCCCAGTACATTCAGAATGCACTGcagtcaacattttcaaaaaaaatgggtggtttgcatttgaaaaataaaagtttgtatCGTTACAGGATTTTTTAGCAATTATTCCCCAttcattataaaagaaaaaatggggCTTGAGCATGTTTGGTGAATACTTAGGTCTTAGATacacaatatttgtattatttattcttttacaatatatcttaaataattatattagtgagGTATAAACTTGCATATTGGAATAATTGTACTATATTAACAGTTGAAAATTCAAATTGTGTCTTTGGAATTGAACAgttggattttttttcaaaaacagtaaTTTGACAAACCTAATATTTGATGTTTTGATAAACTAATGTTGTCCTTATGAGTATACGTTAGGTAAAGTAATATGTAATAGCACGATGACTTAATAGTACCATCGCTCAGTatttcattttatgaaaattatacaaAAGTTATGGTTGGAAAATACTTTTtgggtacaataataattttaaaattaaaattaagtactaTTTTTTCTAACTAGtgagaaaattttcaaattttagtaaaattgctaaataatctaaatattctcaaataggTATGAAAGACAACTTTTTTTTGCTCATAAACTGcttattatactcaaaaacaataaaaatgtatcatagtTTTACcatattaatcaattaatttgttaatatattttttttatcagttttcgataataatttttaatggttatagacttaattatttacttatttacagtatttattaattatagaaaacaaaacttGCCTATAATGCTGTAACGAAAGAAATTTATTGCAATGTAGAACTTGTGGTAACTGTAATTCATGAACTGCCAGATGACACAAAAGCTCAATTTGTggtagtaaaaacatttattttatgattttatgaaaatattaattatagtttgaATTTCAGatgttatcaaataaaattgacAAATTAGCATCTAAAATTGATGGATTATCCGATGActttaccaaaaaaattgatgaaaataaaaccaGTACTTTTTCaagtattaggtattttaaaatatatatcatatttttttaaatagtttactcattaaaatgtatatattatataggtcgaTTTTGGCCGAACACTTAGACATAGGTTCTGGAAACAAATCCAAGAATAATTCCTTAGGTAAttataagtttgaaaaacataatgagatataaatttcaaataaacaacagtttttttttttttaaatatatgtattgatTTAGGCGAAGAAGACCT
Coding sequences within:
- the LOC132950732 gene encoding uncharacterized protein LOC132950732 isoform X2; translated protein: MSDDFITFNIRFKKSLFELKIKTPGDVSGFIEKLKNELKLEETDDLVILCPTPDGKMMEIHSDDDIEFLKMLSNKIDKLASKIDGLSDDFTKKIDENKTSTFSSIRSILAEHLDIGSGNKSKNNSLGEEDLDIKSNLSLRQKKIKKDKEKLSSTAGTNDNSSTTSENLKLDAPTTAPRLIPKDIDVLLEMLVADGYTNTIQNIIVLKRFDNNYEKAKNYLMSSAT
- the LOC132950732 gene encoding uncharacterized protein LOC132950732 isoform X1 codes for the protein MSDDFITFNIRFKKSLFELKIKTPGDVSGFIEKLKNELKLEETDDLVILCPTPDGKMMEIHSDDDIEFLKKTKLAYNAVTKEIYCNVELVVTVIHELPDDTKAQFVMLSNKIDKLASKIDGLSDDFTKKIDENKTSTFSSIRSILAEHLDIGSGNKSKNNSLGEEDLDIKSNLSLRQKKIKKDKEKLSSTAGTNDNSSTTSENLKLDAPTTAPRLIPKDIDVLLEMLVADGYTNTIQNIIVLKRFDNNYEKAKNYLMSSAT
- the LOC132950773 gene encoding large ribosomal subunit protein eL28; the protein is MSADLSWMIIRNSNAFLSKKTNIKKPFSKEPMNLTNLASKRYNGLVHDNSIGVESAPNNKGFTVITKKRKLANKPGKSLVKVNFTSGPRRSLFKLRKYLIGNSYRKDLIQASLRRASAILESQKRATLTLKKLGKSKKPDA